One window from the genome of Streptomyces sp. NBC_00091 encodes:
- a CDS encoding RidA family protein, with translation MAHTIVNPDGLHDPVPFGYSHTATVPAGTELVLIAGQYGSGPDGAVVSADFTEQVKQTFHNIGVALAAHGLDRSHVVQLRTYVVNHDVSKLGPIAGAVQEGWGTKPPTQTLIGVASLAAPDVLFEVEAVAARP, from the coding sequence ATGGCACACACCATCGTCAATCCTGACGGCCTGCACGACCCGGTCCCGTTCGGCTACAGCCACACCGCCACCGTCCCCGCAGGTACGGAACTGGTGCTCATCGCGGGTCAGTACGGATCGGGCCCGGACGGCGCGGTCGTCTCGGCCGACTTCACCGAGCAGGTGAAGCAGACGTTCCACAACATCGGCGTCGCCCTCGCCGCCCATGGGCTCGACCGCAGCCACGTCGTCCAGCTCAGGACGTACGTGGTGAACCATGACGTCAGCAAGCTCGGGCCGATCGCCGGGGCCGTGCAGGAGGGCTGGGGTACGAAACCGCCCACGCAAACCCTCATCGGCGTCGCGAGCCTGGCTGCGCCTGACGTGCTGTTCGAGGTCGAGGCCGTCGCCGCCCGGCCCTGA
- a CDS encoding DinB family protein, protein MTESKPKADLLRYLQAAREALLWKLDGLSEYDIRRPLTPTGTNLLGLVKHVASVELGYFGDTFGRLSGEALPWFADDAEPNADMWATADESREQIVSLYHRAWKHSDTTVSALTLDAVGHVPWWPEERSEVTLHQILVHVIAETHRHAGHADIVRELIDGAVGLRAGNDNMPPGDRVRWENHRLRLERVAEEVGHG, encoded by the coding sequence ATGACCGAATCGAAGCCGAAAGCGGACCTTCTCCGCTACCTGCAAGCCGCTCGCGAAGCCCTGCTGTGGAAGCTCGACGGGCTCTCGGAGTACGACATCCGCCGCCCGCTGACGCCTACCGGCACGAATCTGCTGGGGCTGGTCAAACACGTCGCCAGTGTGGAACTGGGCTACTTCGGCGACACGTTCGGGCGGCTGTCCGGCGAGGCGTTGCCCTGGTTCGCAGACGACGCCGAACCCAACGCGGACATGTGGGCCACTGCCGACGAGTCGCGCGAACAGATCGTCAGTCTGTACCACCGGGCGTGGAAGCACTCGGACACCACAGTTTCCGCGCTGACGCTTGACGCGGTCGGCCACGTGCCGTGGTGGCCCGAGGAACGAAGCGAGGTGACGCTGCACCAGATCCTGGTGCACGTGATCGCCGAGACCCACCGCCACGCCGGCCACGCCGACATCGTCCGGGAGCTCATCGACGGGGCCGTCGGTCTGCGGGCTGGTAACGACAACATGCCGCCAGGCGACCGGGTGCGGTGGGAGAACCACCGGCTCCGGCTGGAGCGCGTGGCGGAGGAAGTCGGTCACGGCTGA
- a CDS encoding YafY family protein, translating into MRADRLVSLVLLLRQHGRLSATELARELEVSTRTVLRDIEALSAAGVPVYAERGRHGGFALLPGFQTELTGLNHDEALALLVAGSRRGAQTFGLGSALASAMRKVVDALPEGHRATAAGAVRRLLIDPETDLLSRRLVAEEVPDTIVAEVRRAVFAGHKLRIHYAAVDQTPKWRTVDPIGLVTVRDQGYLLATRSGADRTYRLSRILAAEELAEPAQRPDRVDLDRAWQERSTRFRTGGDQVTVLVRVNPARREDLVGTALAILAEEADADADGWLRLEVTFQDPRHAEWALWQLATSAEALAPQWLRDSLRGRAAAIAGCYGVSS; encoded by the coding sequence ATGCGCGCCGACCGATTGGTATCGCTGGTCCTGCTGCTACGGCAGCACGGCCGGCTGTCCGCGACCGAGCTGGCCCGCGAGCTGGAGGTGTCCACCCGCACCGTGCTGCGCGACATCGAGGCGCTGTCCGCAGCAGGCGTCCCGGTCTACGCCGAACGCGGTCGGCACGGCGGTTTCGCGTTGCTGCCCGGTTTCCAGACCGAGCTCACCGGACTGAACCACGACGAGGCACTTGCCCTGCTGGTCGCCGGATCGCGGCGCGGCGCGCAGACGTTCGGACTCGGCTCGGCGCTCGCTTCGGCCATGCGCAAGGTGGTGGACGCGCTGCCCGAAGGCCATCGGGCCACCGCGGCCGGCGCGGTTCGCCGCTTGCTCATCGACCCGGAGACCGACCTCCTCTCGCGCCGGCTGGTTGCCGAGGAGGTGCCCGACACCATCGTGGCCGAGGTCCGGCGCGCGGTGTTCGCCGGGCACAAGCTGCGCATCCACTACGCGGCTGTGGACCAGACCCCGAAGTGGCGCACGGTGGACCCGATCGGCCTGGTCACCGTGCGCGACCAGGGCTACTTGCTGGCCACCCGGTCCGGCGCGGACCGTACGTACCGGCTGTCGCGCATCCTGGCCGCCGAGGAACTCGCCGAACCGGCGCAGCGACCCGACCGGGTCGATCTGGACCGGGCCTGGCAGGAACGCAGCACACGGTTCCGTACCGGCGGTGACCAAGTCACCGTGCTTGTACGGGTGAACCCGGCGCGGCGGGAGGATCTGGTGGGCACCGCGCTGGCCATCCTCGCCGAGGAAGCCGACGCAGACGCAGACGGCTGGCTTCGGCTGGAGGTGACCTTCCAGGATCCGAGACACGCCGAATGGGCCCTGTGGCAGCTCGCCACGAGCGCGGAGGCCCTGGCCCCGCAGTGGTTGCGCGACTCCCTGCGGGGCCGCGCCGCCGCGATCGCCGGCTGCTACGGAGTGTCATCCTGA